The Daucus carota subsp. sativus chromosome 9, DH1 v3.0, whole genome shotgun sequence genome window below encodes:
- the LOC108200287 gene encoding uncharacterized protein LOC108200287 isoform X1 — protein MEGATIADLPEIVLFTGLMFAILCFYNKCGSLFTSFLVEEFNNLTEKFKTLVEKIGIEVCFNFALKENKIEYLGAVFQILNIAFSSSLLRDAQIWKSYFIAGIGIFTFLCYCVEVSVELRRLEVIRTYIRPERMNNIVVWFFTKQHVLQCLIPLATCVYKSHHMEDAQESVSFIIQMSIHVVAQLAFMYARDRYYFYAAN, from the exons ATGGAA GGCGCAACAATCGCTGACTTGCCAGAGATAGTCCTGTTTACTGGTTTAATGTTTGCGATTTTGTGCTTCTACAACAAATGTGGATCTCTCTTTACCAGTTTCTTGGTTGAGGAGTTTAACAACTTGACTGAGAAGTTTAAAACCCTGGTTGAAAAGATAGGGATTGAGGTGTGTTTTAATTTTGCT CTCAAGGAGAACAAGATCGAGTATTTGGGAGCTGTATTTCAGATATTAAACATAGCTTTTTCATCCTCTCTTTTAAGGGATGCACAGATATGGAAATCTTACTTCATAGCAGGCATAGGAATATTTACTTTTCTCTGTTACTGTGTTGAGGTCTCTGTGGAACTGAGGAGACTTGAGGTTATTAGAACATATATCCGTCCCGAGAGGATGAACAATATAGTAGTTTGGTTTTTTACTAAACAGCATGTTTTGCAGTGCCTCATCCCTCTAGCAACATGTGTTTATAAAAGCCATCACATGGAAGATGCTCAAGAAAGTGtttcatttataattcaaaTGTCCATTCATGTTGTAGCTCAGCTGGCATTCATGTATGCCCGTGATCGATACTATTTCTATGCAGCCAATTGA
- the LOC108200287 gene encoding uncharacterized protein LOC108200287 isoform X2, which yields MEGATIADLPEIVLFTGLMFAILCFYNKCGSLFTSFLVEEFNNLTEKFKTLVEKIGIELKENKIEYLGAVFQILNIAFSSSLLRDAQIWKSYFIAGIGIFTFLCYCVEVSVELRRLEVIRTYIRPERMNNIVVWFFTKQHVLQCLIPLATCVYKSHHMEDAQESVSFIIQMSIHVVAQLAFMYARDRYYFYAAN from the exons ATGGAA GGCGCAACAATCGCTGACTTGCCAGAGATAGTCCTGTTTACTGGTTTAATGTTTGCGATTTTGTGCTTCTACAACAAATGTGGATCTCTCTTTACCAGTTTCTTGGTTGAGGAGTTTAACAACTTGACTGAGAAGTTTAAAACCCTGGTTGAAAAGATAGGGATTGAG CTCAAGGAGAACAAGATCGAGTATTTGGGAGCTGTATTTCAGATATTAAACATAGCTTTTTCATCCTCTCTTTTAAGGGATGCACAGATATGGAAATCTTACTTCATAGCAGGCATAGGAATATTTACTTTTCTCTGTTACTGTGTTGAGGTCTCTGTGGAACTGAGGAGACTTGAGGTTATTAGAACATATATCCGTCCCGAGAGGATGAACAATATAGTAGTTTGGTTTTTTACTAAACAGCATGTTTTGCAGTGCCTCATCCCTCTAGCAACATGTGTTTATAAAAGCCATCACATGGAAGATGCTCAAGAAAGTGtttcatttataattcaaaTGTCCATTCATGTTGTAGCTCAGCTGGCATTCATGTATGCCCGTGATCGATACTATTTCTATGCAGCCAATTGA